Proteins encoded by one window of Halorussus salinus:
- a CDS encoding M20 family metallopeptidase, producing the protein MSPHDELADLAADLVAIPTENPPGDERPCAEFVVDWFEERDIEARLVEKPSAERAQAVAWVGDDPRAESRSEDSTETDGAPTLVLNGHLDVVPAGDPDEWTHDPFAGVVEEGRLYGRGSADTKTNVAAAMLALRDLQQEIETGNLDGTLLFHGAMGEETGHPGTRTLIEEGYGGDLAVALEPTDFRVGTSAKGVATYRVGVSGSASHASRPDQGTNAVDAARPLLNAIDDYDRRVRERTDPLVGRAYATVTEFVAGTDSNMAVLPGRAELLLDRRILPDESYDEVVSEIEELLAEVEREENVETDLSLVKHYASAGIPTDHLLAERFRDRSAELADAPREPWGLEAATDAREFVAAGIPAIIWGAGDLGQAHTVDESVDLADAATGLEILKESVRLTLRDS; encoded by the coding sequence ATGTCCCCACACGACGAACTCGCCGACCTCGCGGCCGACCTCGTGGCGATTCCGACCGAGAACCCGCCGGGCGACGAGCGGCCCTGCGCCGAGTTCGTCGTGGACTGGTTCGAGGAGCGCGACATCGAGGCGCGACTCGTGGAGAAACCGAGCGCCGAGCGCGCCCAAGCGGTCGCGTGGGTCGGCGACGACCCGCGAGCGGAGTCGAGGAGCGAAGACTCGACCGAAACTGACGGCGCGCCCACGCTCGTCCTGAACGGCCACCTCGACGTGGTGCCCGCGGGCGACCCCGACGAGTGGACTCACGACCCCTTCGCCGGAGTCGTCGAGGAGGGCCGCCTCTACGGCCGGGGGAGCGCCGACACGAAGACCAACGTCGCGGCCGCGATGCTCGCGCTCCGGGACCTCCAACAGGAAATCGAGACCGGGAACCTCGACGGGACGCTCCTGTTCCACGGCGCGATGGGCGAGGAGACCGGCCACCCCGGCACCCGGACGCTCATCGAGGAGGGCTACGGCGGCGATTTGGCGGTCGCGCTGGAACCGACCGACTTCCGGGTCGGCACGAGCGCGAAGGGGGTCGCGACCTACCGCGTCGGGGTCTCGGGGTCGGCGTCCCACGCGAGTCGCCCCGACCAAGGCACCAACGCCGTGGACGCCGCGCGGCCCCTCCTCAACGCGATAGATGACTACGACCGTCGCGTGCGCGAGCGCACGGACCCACTGGTCGGCCGGGCGTACGCGACCGTCACCGAGTTCGTCGCGGGAACCGACTCGAACATGGCGGTCCTGCCCGGTCGCGCGGAGTTGCTGTTAGACCGGCGTATCCTGCCCGACGAGAGCTACGACGAGGTAGTGAGCGAAATCGAGGAGTTGCTCGCGGAGGTCGAACGCGAGGAGAACGTCGAGACCGACCTGTCGCTAGTCAAGCACTACGCGTCCGCGGGGATTCCGACCGACCACCTCCTCGCCGAGCGATTTCGCGACCGCTCGGCGGAACTGGCCGACGCGCCCCGAGAGCCGTGGGGACTGGAGGCCGCGACCGACGCCCGCGAGTTCGTGGCCGCCGGGATTCCGGCCATCATCTGGGGCGCGGGCGACCTCGGGCAGGCCCACACCGTGGACGAGTCGGTAGACCTCGCGGACGCCGCGACCGGACTGGAGATTCTGAAGGAAAGCGTGCGTCTGACCCTGCGCGATTCTTAG
- a CDS encoding nucleoside deaminase, protein MAELDALDHPTHVRRAIDLAREAGERGDGPYGSVLVRDGEVVMDETNRENTDDDIALHPELTLARRAAREFSSEERAETVMYTSTEPCPMCAGGIAIAGLGGVVYSVSAARLAEEFGGPESVPCGEIFERRGREIPVVGDVLADEGMALHREFRE, encoded by the coding sequence ATGGCCGAACTCGACGCGCTCGACCACCCGACCCACGTCCGACGCGCAATCGACCTCGCCCGCGAGGCGGGCGAGCGCGGCGACGGGCCGTACGGCTCGGTGCTGGTCCGCGACGGCGAGGTCGTGATGGACGAGACCAACCGCGAGAACACCGACGACGATATCGCGCTCCACCCGGAACTCACGCTCGCGCGCCGCGCGGCCCGCGAGTTCTCTTCCGAGGAGCGCGCCGAGACGGTGATGTACACCAGCACCGAACCGTGCCCAATGTGCGCGGGCGGCATCGCCATCGCGGGACTGGGCGGGGTCGTCTACAGCGTCTCGGCGGCGCGACTGGCCGAGGAGTTCGGCGGTCCCGAGAGCGTCCCCTGCGGGGAGATATTCGAGCGCCGCGGCCGGGAGATTCCGGTCGTCGGCGACGTGCTGGCCGACGAGGGGATGGCGCTTCACCGCGAGTTTCGGGAGTAG
- a CDS encoding TIGR00725 family protein, which yields MRVSVIGGSTVTESQAKSAERVGRRLAQRGHTVVCGGLGGVMEAACRGASETDGRTIGILPGEERAAANPHVDVPIATGLGHARNALVVMNGDAVIAVDGGVGTLSEVGYAGVFDRPIAGIGTHDAPGVEPVGSAAEAVTYVEETVESRGETDV from the coding sequence ATGCGAGTCAGCGTCATCGGCGGTAGCACTGTTACCGAATCGCAAGCCAAGTCCGCCGAACGCGTCGGCCGCCGCCTCGCCCAGCGGGGCCACACCGTCGTCTGTGGCGGGTTGGGCGGAGTCATGGAGGCGGCCTGTCGCGGCGCGAGCGAGACCGACGGGCGGACCATCGGCATCTTGCCCGGCGAGGAGCGCGCCGCGGCGAACCCCCACGTGGACGTGCCCATCGCTACCGGACTCGGCCACGCCCGGAACGCGCTGGTCGTGATGAACGGCGACGCCGTTATCGCGGTGGACGGCGGCGTCGGCACGCTCTCGGAGGTGGGCTACGCTGGCGTGTTCGACCGCCCGATAGCGGGCATCGGCACCCACGACGCGCCGGGGGTCGAACCCGTCGGCTCGGCCGCTGAGGCGGTGACGTACGTCGAGGAGACCGTCGAATCGCGCGGGGAAACGGACGTATAA